The window AGTTTCCACAATGGGATGCCACCTGGCATCCCTAATTCCTTTAGTCCAGGGCTTACAACTGGTACCTTCGTTTAGTTCTTTCTTTTATAAACACATATGTAAATTAAGGCTTTGTCCTGGCGAACTATTTCAGGCTCAAACACAAGCTCATCTGGACCATTGCTGTGAATCACCAGGTTTTCGGGATAATTCTTCAGGATGATCGTTCGATCATCCTTAAAACTATATGCCAGTGGTTCAGATTTCTTTCCCCCGAAGGATCCCATCGAATAATCAACAATTGCCGTGTTGTTTTTTTGGAAAGTGACGGAGATTTCCACCTTCCCATCAAAAACACCCTCCCAGGTTCCAAGAATCAACTTTTTATAATCAACTGGTTGGGCTGGTTTGGCTGGAACCGACTGAGCCACAGGGGGTACTGGCGAAACTGGTTTTGCCGGAGGTGGAGGAGGTGAGGCTGGTGGAGGAGGTGCGGAACAATGGCAAAAACAAATGATAAACAATCCAAGACTCGCCAATTTGATTTTCAACATTGATAAAAATCCTTTCCAGAAAGCTACTGGGACTCCAGTGAAATCCAAAATAATTGATCTTTGGAGCCCAAACAACGGTTTTGAATCAATCTGGTGAGTCTTACAACTTTGAAAACAGGTAATGAGCCACAAGCCACTCATTCCCGCCTCGATAGCCCCATAACTCAGCGCAGGCCATGTAAAAAACCCGCCAGTAGACCCACCAACGGGTTTCCTCGTCTTTCCCATAGACCTGAGCCAGCACTGGTCGGATTTCCCGTTCATGGCGATCCATGTTTTCAAGCCAGCTTTCCGCAGTTTTCTGGTAATGGGTACCGCTCACTGACCACTGATTTTCAATCTTTAGATCCTTTTGAAAATACAGGAGTAAGTCAACTGAAGGCATAATCCCGCCGGTGAAAAAATAGCGGGCCATCCAGTCGGAGGCATCCCGAGCCACGAAATGGTAGGCAAATTCACGGTGGGCAAAAATATGGACAAACAATTTTCCACCCGGATTGAGCCAGCGGCTCACGTTTTCCAACAGGCGGTCATAGTTTTTCATATGCTCAAACATTTCGACTGAAACCACCCGGTCAAACCTTCGGTCAGTGTCAAAAACATTCATGTCGCAGGTAATGATTTCCAGATTTTCAAGCCCCCGCTCACGGACCTGCTGGTCAATAAACTGTTTTTGGGTTCGTGAGTTCGAGACACCGAGAATACGGCTGGTGGGATATTTTTCAGCCATCCAGAGCGAAAGCGAGCCCCACCCGCACCCAAGTTCAAGAATCTGGTGGCCGTCCTGGAGTTGTGCCCGTTGACAACTCAGTTTGAGCATCAGTTCTTCGGCTTCATCCAGGGTCCGAGTTTCAGGGTTCCAGTACCCACTGCTGTATTTCAATCGCTTGCCAAG of the Acidobacteriota bacterium genome contains:
- a CDS encoding class I SAM-dependent methyltransferase; protein product: MNWIDSLLEKNLLPDWLIRMGIRRLLAERIDIETCETIEDQRERLLAMVHELRQSPIAIETKAANEQHYEVPTSFYQFCLGKRLKYSSGYWNPETRTLDEAEELMLKLSCQRAQLQDGHQILELGCGWGSLSLWMAEKYPTSRILGVSNSRTQKQFIDQQVRERGLENLEIITCDMNVFDTDRRFDRVVSVEMFEHMKNYDRLLENVSRWLNPGGKLFVHIFAHREFAYHFVARDASDWMARYFFTGGIMPSVDLLLYFQKDLKIENQWSVSGTHYQKTAESWLENMDRHEREIRPVLAQVYGKDEETRWWVYWRVFYMACAELWGYRGGNEWLVAHYLFSKL